A genomic stretch from Neomonachus schauinslandi chromosome 16, ASM220157v2, whole genome shotgun sequence includes:
- the PRSS54 gene encoding LOW QUALITY PROTEIN: inactive serine protease 54 (The sequence of the model RefSeq protein was modified relative to this genomic sequence to represent the inferred CDS: deleted 1 base in 1 codon), producing MVSAAVCFGDGRMQGMLLVLLYVSHSSASCGIQKTNVMEISEEGLVNDKEFPWVVSLQDSQYTHLAFGSILSEFWIISIASVLQNRKDVIVIVGIAKMDAKVIAHEEYPVNTIIIHEDFDNKTMTNNIALLKTDTPIGFNNLIQPICFLDRNLNMPPALRNCWVAGWNPTSATGNHMTMSILRKISVKDIDLCPLHKIKKTGCGNHIQQETDAVCLGDPGNPMMCQLQQLNMWVLRGILSHGGENCPGLFLYINVEDYSDWIMSKTKKTSRPLSSFHHWEEPFPFSSYSSHIIVTPKKHSGLGQGEQSQADVQEQNKVTLYTFPTNSSTESPDLEEKGLGELGKSSVVSVDPIYSDYYGEAGEGSGPISGQNRLHQPQEIILFFFVLVFFCNDI from the exons ATGGTGTCCGCTGCAGTTTGCTTTGGGGATGGCAGA ATGCAAGGGATGCTCTTAGTCCTGCTCTATGTCTCTCACTCTTCTGCCA GTTGTGGCATTCAGAAAACCAACGTTATGGAAATTTCCGAGGAAGGTTTGGTCAACGACAAGGAATTCCCATGGGTGGTGTCGCTGCAGGATTCCCAGTACACCCACCTGGCTTTTGGCAGCATCCTTAGTGAGTTCTGGATCATCAGCATCGCATCCGTCTTGCAGAACAG gaagGACGTCATCGTTATAGTTGGTATAGCTAAGATGGATGCCAAAGTGATTGCTCATGAAGAGTATCCAGTCAATACCATCATCATCCATGAGGATTTTGATAATAAAACCATGACAAATAACATAGCCCTCCTGAAGACAGACACGCCGATAGGGTTCAACAATCTGATCCAGCCCATCTGCTTCCTCGACAGAAACCTGAATATGCCCCCAGCCTTGAGGAACTGCTGGGTGGCAGGATGGAATCCCACATCTGCA ACAGGAAATCACATGACGATGAGTATCCTGAGGAAAATCTCCGTGAAAGACATCGACCTGTGTCCCTTacacaaaatcaagaaaacaggATGTGGCAATCACATACAGCAGGAAACCGATGCTGTCTGCTTG GGGGACCCAGGAAACCCGATGATGTGCCAGCTACAGCAACTGAATATGTGGGTGCTGAGAGGAATCTTGTCCCATGGTGGTGAGAATTGCCCTGGCCTATTTCTGTACATCAACGTGGAAGACTATAGCGACTGGATTATGTCCAAGACTAAGAAAACCAGCCGTCCTCTGTCTTCCTTCCACCACTGGGAGGAACCATTTCCTTTCTCCAGCTACTCATCACATATCATCGTGACACCGAAAAAACATTCTGGGCTGGGCCAGGGTGAACAGTCCCAAGCAGACGTGCAAGAACAAAATAAGGTCACCTTATATACATTCCCAACAAACAGCTCTACAGAGTCTCCAGACCTTGAGGAGAAAGGGTTAGGGGAATTAGGCAAGTCTTCTGTTGTGTCCGTAGATCCCATTTACTCTGACTATtatggggaggctggggagggtaGTGGGCCTATTTCAGGTCAGAACAGGTTACATCAGCCCCAAgaaattatcttgtttttctttgtgcttgttttcttttgcaaTGATATCTAG